One window of Burkholderia vietnamiensis LMG 10929 genomic DNA carries:
- a CDS encoding alpha/beta hydrolase — protein MSAITPPDAAAAAAAIAAGDPAACPPARMGRLRTADGLELASYRWPAADGSAPPRASVALVHGLAEHAGRYERLAARLNAAGISVLAIDLRGHGRSPGKRAWVERFDDYLNDADALVAEAARGNTPLFLMGHSMGGAIAALYAIERLPASGHTLAGLVLSSPALAPGRDVPRWMLAMSRFISRVWPSFPAIRIDAALLSRDPAIVAANRADPLVHHDAVPARTGAELLDAMARIERGRGSLRVPVLIYHGTSDKLTEPDGSRAFGAHVGSPDRTLTLYEGGFHETMNDLERERVIDALIAWIHAHAPAG, from the coding sequence ATGAGCGCCATCACGCCGCCCGACGCTGCAGCCGCCGCAGCCGCCATCGCAGCCGGGGATCCGGCCGCGTGTCCCCCGGCGCGAATGGGCCGGCTGCGCACCGCGGACGGGCTCGAACTGGCGTCGTACCGCTGGCCGGCCGCGGACGGCAGCGCGCCGCCGCGCGCGTCGGTCGCGCTCGTACACGGCCTCGCCGAACATGCGGGGCGCTACGAGCGGCTGGCAGCACGGCTGAACGCGGCGGGCATCTCGGTGCTGGCGATCGACCTGCGCGGGCACGGCCGGTCGCCGGGCAAGCGCGCGTGGGTCGAGCGCTTCGACGATTACCTGAACGACGCGGATGCGCTGGTTGCCGAAGCCGCGCGCGGCAATACGCCGCTCTTCCTGATGGGGCACAGCATGGGCGGCGCCATTGCGGCGCTGTATGCGATCGAACGCCTGCCGGCCAGTGGCCACACGCTCGCTGGCCTCGTGCTGTCGAGCCCGGCGCTCGCGCCAGGGCGCGACGTGCCGCGCTGGATGCTGGCGATGAGCCGCTTCATCAGCCGCGTGTGGCCGAGCTTCCCCGCGATCAGGATCGATGCGGCGCTGCTGTCGCGCGATCCGGCGATCGTCGCGGCCAATCGGGCCGACCCGCTCGTGCACCACGACGCGGTGCCCGCGCGCACCGGCGCCGAACTCCTCGACGCGATGGCGCGCATCGAACGCGGCCGCGGCTCGCTGCGCGTGCCGGTGCTCATCTATCACGGCACCAGTGACAAGCTGACGGAACCCGACGGCAGCCGCGCGTTCGGCGCGCACGTCGGCTCGCCCGATCGCACGCTGACGCTCTACGAAGGCGGATTCCACGAAACGATGAATGATCTCGAGCGCGAGCGCGTGATCGATGCGCTGATCGCGTGGATTCACGCGCACGCGCCGGCCGGCTGA
- a CDS encoding histone deacetylase family protein, translated as MATAFYTHPDCMLHEMGEWHPECPARLSAIQDQLIASRIDDLIVHESAPFASEVALGRVHTQAHIDYIRSMTPVDGYVEIDPDTLMNRDTWRAALRAAGAAIAATDAVIEGRYANAFCSVRPPGHHAEPARAMGFCFFNNVAIAARHALDVHGLERVAIIDFDVHHGNGTEAAFANDERVLMCSFFQHPLYPFSGADHQAPNMVNLPMPARSNGMAVREAVDMFWLPRLDAFKPQMVFVSAGFDAHREDDIGNLGLVEADFEWLTAQIVEVARRHAQGRIVSCLEGGYNLSALGRSVVAHLRALAGV; from the coding sequence ATGGCAACCGCCTTCTATACGCACCCCGACTGCATGCTGCACGAGATGGGAGAGTGGCATCCGGAATGCCCGGCCCGATTGTCGGCGATCCAGGATCAGCTGATCGCGAGCCGCATCGACGACCTGATCGTGCACGAATCCGCGCCGTTCGCGAGCGAGGTCGCGTTGGGTCGCGTGCATACGCAGGCTCATATCGACTATATCCGCAGCATGACGCCGGTCGACGGCTACGTCGAAATCGATCCCGACACGCTGATGAATCGCGACACCTGGCGCGCCGCGTTGCGCGCGGCCGGCGCCGCGATCGCGGCGACCGATGCGGTGATCGAGGGCCGCTACGCGAATGCGTTCTGCAGCGTGCGGCCGCCCGGTCATCACGCGGAGCCTGCGCGCGCGATGGGCTTTTGCTTCTTCAACAACGTGGCGATCGCCGCGCGGCACGCGCTCGACGTCCACGGCCTCGAACGCGTCGCGATCATCGATTTCGACGTGCATCATGGCAACGGCACCGAAGCGGCGTTCGCGAACGACGAGCGCGTGCTGATGTGCAGCTTCTTCCAGCATCCGTTGTACCCGTTCTCGGGCGCCGACCATCAGGCGCCGAACATGGTCAACCTGCCGATGCCCGCGCGCAGCAACGGGATGGCGGTGCGCGAAGCGGTCGACATGTTCTGGTTGCCGCGGCTCGATGCGTTCAAGCCGCAGATGGTGTTCGTGTCGGCCGGCTTCGACGCGCATCGCGAGGACGACATCGGCAATCTCGGGCTCGTCGAGGCCGATTTCGAATGGCTGACCGCGCAGATCGTCGAGGTCGCGCGCCGGCACGCGCAGGGCCGCATCGTCAGCTGCCTCGAGGGCGGCTACAACCTGTCGGCGCTCGGGCGCAGCGTCGTCGCGCATCTGCGCGCGCTCGCCGGCGTCTGA
- the mltB gene encoding lytic murein transglycosylase B, giving the protein MNSSKPAALLSTLLHVRAPLVAAALAAAAAVSPAHAQTQPTKPAGMLVAQAQPQQPAPQGQTFEEEIVPQRYANNAKVDAFIDEMVSRNGFDAASLHALFSRVSYSATAVKLVKPAPTPSVKNWRVYRSRFIEPIRINAGVKFWKANRATLQRASQEFGVPPEVIVGIIGVETIYGRYMGNFRVLDALTTLTFDYPDTPNRDSRQATFRKNLEDFLVWTRDSQLDPTTVLGSYTGAIGIPQFLPSSIREYAVDYDGGGHVDLRSSPADAIGSVANYLKQHGWETDRPVVWRITPDTGSLGIAQAAADGQPEPHWALSQLLRAGMTLNEPTVNITTEAGTPVTVVDLPSPGHATEYMLGLKNFYVLTRYNRSFFYALSVYQLGEAVKAQMEASGALPLPPADTDPSAQ; this is encoded by the coding sequence ATGAATTCCAGCAAGCCCGCCGCCCTTCTCTCCACGCTGTTGCACGTTCGCGCTCCACTCGTCGCCGCTGCGCTCGCCGCCGCGGCCGCGGTCTCGCCCGCGCACGCGCAGACGCAGCCGACGAAGCCCGCCGGCATGCTCGTCGCGCAGGCCCAACCGCAGCAGCCGGCGCCGCAAGGCCAGACCTTCGAAGAAGAAATCGTTCCGCAGCGCTACGCGAACAACGCGAAGGTCGATGCATTCATCGACGAGATGGTGAGCCGCAACGGCTTCGACGCCGCGAGCCTGCATGCGCTGTTCTCGCGCGTCAGCTATTCGGCGACCGCCGTGAAGCTCGTGAAGCCCGCGCCCACGCCGTCGGTGAAGAATTGGCGCGTTTATCGTTCGCGCTTCATCGAGCCGATCCGCATCAATGCCGGCGTGAAATTCTGGAAGGCGAACCGTGCGACGCTGCAGCGCGCGTCGCAAGAGTTCGGCGTGCCGCCCGAAGTGATCGTCGGCATCATCGGCGTCGAAACGATCTACGGGCGCTACATGGGCAACTTCCGCGTGCTCGATGCGCTGACGACGCTCACGTTCGATTATCCCGACACGCCGAATCGCGACAGCCGCCAGGCGACGTTCCGCAAGAACCTCGAGGACTTCCTCGTCTGGACGCGCGACAGCCAGCTCGACCCGACCACCGTGCTCGGCTCGTACACGGGCGCGATCGGCATTCCGCAGTTCCTGCCGAGCAGCATCCGCGAATACGCGGTCGACTACGACGGCGGCGGCCACGTCGATCTGCGCAGTAGTCCTGCCGACGCGATCGGCAGCGTCGCGAACTACCTGAAGCAGCACGGCTGGGAAACCGATCGCCCGGTGGTCTGGCGGATCACGCCGGACACCGGCAGCCTCGGCATCGCGCAAGCCGCCGCCGACGGTCAGCCCGAACCGCACTGGGCGCTGTCGCAGTTGCTGCGCGCCGGCATGACGCTCAACGAGCCGACCGTCAACATCACGACCGAAGCCGGTACGCCGGTCACCGTGGTCGACCTGCCGTCGCCGGGACACGCGACCGAGTACATGCTCGGGCTGAAGAACTTCTACGTGCTGACGCGCTACAACCGCAGCTTCTTCTACGCGCTCAGCGTGTATCAGCTCGGCGAAGCGGTGAAAGCGCAAATGGAGGCGAGCGGCGCACTGCCGCTGCCGCCCGCCGACACGGACCCGTCTGCGCAATAA
- the cysM gene encoding cysteine synthase CysM, with amino-acid sequence MAYKTIEDTIGNTPLVQLVRLPDDEIRARNNVVLAKLEGNNPAGSVKDRPALSMISKAEARGRIKPGDTLIEATSGNTGIALAMAAAIRGYKMVLVMPEDLSVERRQSMAAYGAEIILTPVKGGMELARDLAEQMQREGKGVILDQFGNPDNPVAHYESTGPEIWRDTEGRVTHFVSAMGTTGTIMGTSRYLKEQNPAIEIIGAQPEDGSRIPGIRKWPEAYMPTIFDRSRVDRVENVSQAASETMARRLAAVEGIFAGISSGGACEVAMRIARQVENATIVFIVCDRGDRYLSTGVFPA; translated from the coding sequence ATGGCTTACAAAACGATTGAAGACACGATCGGCAACACCCCGCTCGTGCAACTGGTCCGCCTGCCGGACGACGAGATTCGCGCGCGCAACAACGTCGTGCTCGCGAAGCTCGAAGGCAACAACCCGGCCGGCTCCGTGAAGGATCGTCCGGCGCTGTCGATGATCAGCAAGGCGGAAGCGCGCGGCCGTATCAAGCCGGGCGACACGCTGATCGAGGCGACGAGCGGCAACACGGGCATCGCGCTCGCGATGGCCGCTGCGATCCGCGGCTACAAGATGGTGCTGGTCATGCCGGAGGATCTGTCGGTCGAGCGCCGCCAGAGCATGGCCGCGTACGGCGCGGAAATCATCCTGACGCCGGTGAAGGGCGGCATGGAACTGGCGCGCGACCTCGCCGAGCAGATGCAGCGCGAAGGCAAGGGCGTGATCCTCGACCAGTTCGGCAACCCGGACAACCCCGTCGCGCATTACGAGTCGACCGGTCCGGAGATCTGGCGCGACACCGAAGGACGCGTCACGCACTTCGTGTCCGCGATGGGCACGACGGGCACGATCATGGGCACGTCGCGCTATCTGAAGGAGCAGAATCCGGCGATCGAGATCATCGGCGCGCAACCGGAAGACGGCTCGCGCATTCCGGGCATTCGCAAGTGGCCGGAAGCCTACATGCCGACGATCTTCGATCGCAGCCGCGTCGATCGCGTCGAGAACGTGAGCCAGGCCGCGTCCGAAACGATGGCGCGCCGGCTCGCGGCCGTCGAAGGCATTTTTGCCGGGATCTCGTCGGGCGGCGCCTGCGAAGTCGCGATGCGCATCGCGCGGCAGGTCGAGAACGCGACGATCGTGTTCATCGTCTGCGACCGCGGCGACCGTTACCTGTCGACCGGCGTGTTTCCTGCGTGA
- a CDS encoding ComEA family DNA-binding protein, with translation MIRKWLAAAALSGVIASAWAAVDVNTANESALVGIRGIGPARAKAILDERSARGPFKSADDLASRVKGMGGHTVERLQQEGLTIGAAGAAVAGTAAAGKPAAPKPAAAAARTPQK, from the coding sequence ATGATCAGGAAATGGTTGGCCGCCGCGGCGCTGTCCGGCGTGATCGCGTCGGCCTGGGCGGCCGTCGACGTCAACACCGCGAACGAAAGCGCGCTCGTCGGCATCAGGGGAATCGGCCCGGCGCGGGCCAAGGCGATTCTGGACGAACGCAGCGCACGTGGCCCGTTCAAGAGCGCGGACGACCTCGCATCGCGCGTGAAGGGAATGGGCGGCCATACGGTCGAGCGTCTTCAACAGGAGGGCTTGACCATCGGCGCGGCAGGCGCGGCCGTTGCGGGCACGGCTGCTGCCGGCAAGCCGGCAGCACCGAAGCCGGCCGCCGCGGCCGCCCGCACCCCACAGAAGTAG